The genome window acaacaactaaggCAAATGAAATGCTGGACTTCAACAGTTACTACGCTTACCACACAAATAATCTTAGCTTTACGGATGATGTCGAACAGGATGATGGGGATGACAACAATGCGGAGAAGATGAAGGTGATGCCACAAACAAGCGCACGGAATGGCAATGATATTATTAGTGCTAGTCTTAGCCATAGTTTAAGTCTCGGCTCGGTCAACGAGAAATGCTTACATAGgaatccaacaacaacaactgctgccgAGGACAATAACTGCACCCTAAGGATCAGCAGCTGTAAGCCGCTAAAGTTCCCGTTGGCCAGTGAGTGGTTGGTTTGAATAGCAACCAATTAAATACAACATGTTATAAAGCACTACTATTTATACCATTTGTCTATATCAAAACATAGAAAGCACTGCAAGCAGCCATTTGCAGAGCTTTCGTGTGGATTGAGATCCCTCAACAAGTATTTATCGTATAAAGCAATCTTATTAGTAATATTTAAAGCCAGAATCCAGAATGCACAACTGGGAATCTCATTATTTAAACCGAAAACTAGCTTAAATATGAGTCTaatcttcatatttatatttcaatctACACATAAAACAGATTGATTCTAAGCCAATGTCAAATATGttgtatattatagtattaaaTTAGCAACATTgcattataaatatgttaatgcCATTGTTAAAGGGTCAATGATAGAGAAACATGTTATCAACCTAATATATAAGTCTATACTACAGTAGTTAACCTTAACTCACAAACCATTGTAAAACAGCCATTTACAATGGTTTATCTTGATACCAAATGCTTTAgttttaatatgtttaatttgGTAGGaccaaataaaaccaaataagAAAAACCAGCCATTCTTTTATTCCAAGAAATGTAGTCTaagaaataatgaatattaaatgccAATccatgttttaatatttttgtttatagatATTCATACCGGTAAGTCAATCTAAGTACCAATCATAGCGTGAACTTTCTGTGGAAGTAACGAAGATATGAAGGACGACGTATTAATCAACTTTTGAATGTATTCATTTGGATCAACTAACAAATTTCAAagatattcaattaaatcaatttttggtGTGTCAGAGTTTTGTTTTCCAAGTGAAATTGCagttttaagtttaaattaattaaattttaattacatcaACTTGTTGGTTACTGTTAGCATATTTAGCTACACAAAATATGGAAAGGAGAATCTTGCTGTTCGTATGCATATATTGCTAGCTATGTAAGTTATTCATGTTGCATGTAGGTGTTATGAACTGCATGCGATTGATTTTTGTAATGTGTAACACTCTTCGCTCAAGCTGTCCAAAAGTTGCTCGTAAGTAATATGgatgttggttttgttgtcgctgctctTGATGTTTTGTGGTTGTGATTGCGATTACGATTCTGGCGGTTGCTTCTTTCGTTTGCGACGtgatttcctttttttccTTCGTTCCTATTTTTTGGCACTCTTGCCTCCATCGTCCTTGCTCTTGTCGGACTTCTCATCAGCCTTCTTATCCTTGCTCGCATCCTTATCCTTTGTGTCTTTGTTCTCCTTATCCTTGCTATCCTTGTTCTTATCCTTCGCATCCTTATCATCGACCACCTTCTTGCCTTCTTCAGCATCGCGATTCGCCAGTTTGTTGTTTATCAGATTATGGAGAGCTATAATCGATCGCACCATAGACGCCAAATAGACGACCAGCATTTGATCGTTAGTCTTCACATACATGGTGCTGGTGAACTGATCGCTGGTAATGTCGGGCAGAAGATTGAATATGTCCTGCAGTTGGTAGACTATCTGATGATTGATGGGCATCTTTCCATCGCCGACTCGCTGCAGATACTGTTTAATATCGCGCAGTTGCGCGTTGAGTCCCTTCAGGCCCATCAGCTGATTTGTAATCTTCTGCGACAGACTGCCCACAGTCGTGTCCTTGATGTCGCGCAGCAAATGTTCCACTCCGACCTCCTCGGCTTCCTCAGCACCAATTTCGCTGGGCACGTGCTCAAATGTTTTGCTAGTTGGCGAGCCATCATCGTGCACCTCCTCGACAGATATGTACGCCTCTGTAGGCAGACCCAGATCCTTTGGTTTGGCATCTATGATGACCAGCACCGAGTTGGGGCAATAGCGGCGGATAAGCTCGTTAATGGCAATGTCATTCTGATGCAGTTTGGGTCCAGTGTGATACCAGCCTACAACACGCTCGCGTGCGTTTACTTTCTTAAACATTCCATACATATTTTCAAGGTAATCGTGGTCCAAAAACCATACAGATTTGTCCTTGTCATCCTCATCAAATGGAACTGAAATTAACCAATCAATGATAAATAATACTCTCAATtgactatatattatattagctTACCTGCAAAGCTGTTGGAAACATCCAGCACTCCCTTGGAGCGCCAGCAGCCAAGTAAAACGCCGACGACGCGTTTCTGATTACCAATTTTGCCCATGCGATTGAAATGATCCACAACCGATAACAACACCAGCGGGTGAACAATCACTTTGTTTACACTGACCTCCAACGACggcattttgattttgtaagATTTCTTTAAAGTGTTGGATACTTATTACGCACAGCGTACTCTTCTCAACTATTTTTCAAAACGTACTTGCGACAATTTCAACAAATACTTTTTGTTGCGGGTAACAATTCACCGAAATGACAAGcaaattcttcttctttgtcgTTTCGCTTGGGTTCAATGTGACCGAcgttatttcaaaatatactgcaaactCATTTTATTAGCAaaaccaccaacaacaaacaaaatatatcgaaagtGGTCAAATTGCTTCAGAAATATCGACGTGTACTGTGTCTAATTGTATcgaaaagtaaatatattaaaaagtttGAGAACTCTGATAtgtatatttcttattatggTCGAGGCGCTtgctacagatacagatgaaagaaataaattaaatactgaTTTTTTGAAGTACTgctacattttaaaaaaaagtcgATTGAAGCAAagtagcaaaaacaaaaacaaactttatgttattttgtttcaatttattctaattatgattttatataaaaatattcaaagtcAGTACGGAAGGCATTTGACAATATTACCCCATAGAGtagtaataataaacaaaaatatatatgctaAATCAGCTGTTTATCAGAAAAGCCCACAAATCCGATTATACAgttttgcaaatatatatttttacgaTACACAGCACACTATATTTCATAAGAGTCAAGTGTAACTAAATTATTATAGTTGTACTAATGGTGCCTCAAATTCCAATAAATGGTTTTTAAAATTCCATTATAAAAATCGACTTATCgatatacatttttgaataaatagtTGTCTAGTCTGTTTATGAATTTCCAATAGTATCACTTCTACAATTAGCACGATTAGTTAATAAAGGAATTTCTGATAAATGTCGTTATCGTATTTGTTTAATACTTCATATGCAAGTGTAGTAGTATTATTGCCCTTGGCGGCGCTACTGTCGCATATTAGTCGTGCTCTTCTGTCACACAGTAAACGCC of Drosophila nasuta strain 15112-1781.00 chromosome 3, ASM2355853v1, whole genome shotgun sequence contains these proteins:
- the LOC132793138 gene encoding 26S proteasome non-ATPase regulatory subunit 7, whose amino-acid sequence is MPSLEVSVNKVIVHPLVLLSVVDHFNRMGKIGNQKRVVGVLLGCWRSKGVLDVSNSFAVPFDEDDKDKSVWFLDHDYLENMYGMFKKVNARERVVGWYHTGPKLHQNDIAINELIRRYCPNSVLVIIDAKPKDLGLPTEAYISVEEVHDDGSPTSKTFEHVPSEIGAEEAEEVGVEHLLRDIKDTTVGSLSQKITNQLMGLKGLNAQLRDIKQYLQRVGDGKMPINHQIVYQLQDIFNLLPDITSDQFTSTMYVKTNDQMLVVYLASMVRSIIALHNLINNKLANRDAEEGKKVVDDKDAKDKNKDSKDKENKDTKDKDASKDKKADEKSDKSKDDGGKSAKK